One region of Thermodesulfovibrionales bacterium genomic DNA includes:
- a CDS encoding sensor domain-containing diguanylate cyclase codes for MLNNKEKEYLILSAIARIHKSIGATLELEEVAHILVNELTNILNCNACAFLLLECESIRVVAEKGFKKMLGNIELTPDFPAIRHIINTKKSIYTNDLNNSLVASCVPQGCEMQSIICTPVIVDDQVKGIIHIDAASKGAFSEEDLQFVEILASEISIAVKRSILYSEVKAQSLKDCLTGCYNRRKFDEDIVIDIACSNRHGRPLSLLMIDIDWFKNYNDYHGHVKGDQVLKKIGRLFKSNLRITDRVYRYGGEEFAILLPETNKDQAIIVAERLREKVYNEYFEGESESQPNKKITISIGIATYPADADSIEKLIKCADIALYSSKQNGRNRITLYSKEGVLVL; via the coding sequence ATGCTAAATAACAAAGAAAAGGAATACCTTATACTCTCTGCTATAGCGAGGATTCATAAGAGCATTGGTGCTACCCTTGAGCTTGAAGAAGTGGCACATATCCTTGTAAACGAATTAACAAATATCCTTAATTGTAATGCCTGCGCCTTTCTTCTTTTAGAATGTGAATCAATACGGGTGGTCGCTGAAAAGGGTTTTAAAAAGATGCTGGGTAATATAGAGTTAACTCCCGATTTTCCTGCTATACGGCATATTATAAACACAAAGAAAAGTATATATACAAATGATCTGAATAATAGTCTAGTAGCAAGCTGTGTACCTCAAGGATGTGAAATGCAATCAATTATATGTACACCAGTTATTGTGGATGATCAAGTTAAGGGAATAATCCATATTGATGCTGCCAGTAAAGGTGCCTTTTCTGAGGAAGACCTACAATTTGTTGAGATACTTGCAAGTGAGATTTCCATCGCTGTTAAGAGGTCCATTCTTTATTCAGAGGTAAAGGCTCAATCACTTAAGGATTGTCTTACAGGATGTTACAACAGGAGAAAGTTTGATGAGGATATAGTTATTGATATTGCCTGTTCAAACAGGCACGGACGGCCCCTTTCTTTGCTAATGATTGATATAGACTGGTTTAAAAATTACAATGATTATCATGGTCATGTGAAGGGTGATCAGGTTCTCAAGAAAATAGGTAGATTATTTAAATCTAACCTAAGGATTACTGACAGGGTCTATCGTTACGGAGGTGAAGAGTTCGCTATCCTTCTTCCTGAGACAAATAAAGATCAGGCAATAATTGTAGCCGAAAGATTAAGGGAGAAGGTTTATAATGAATATTTTGAGGGTGAATCAGAAAGTCAGCCCAATAAAAAAATTACAATCAGTATAGGAATTGCTACTTATCCAGCTGATGCAGATTCAATAGAGAAACTCATAAAATGTGCAGATATCGCTTTATATTCTTCCAAGCAAAATGGGAGAAACAGGATTACCCTTTATAGCAAAGAAGGTGTTCTGGTCTTATGA
- the glyS gene encoding glycine--tRNA ligase subunit beta codes for MHKFLLEIGVEEVPARFLPPGLNMLRENALNLLQKYSLDFSNIKTCATPRRLVLLIEGLPDKQKDVEKEVWGPPKKTAFDEKGAPTKTLKGFCSALGIDINSIEIKKKDKGEYVVAKFKERGQPAKSLLGRFAIDLINSLNFPKSMRWADHSIKFVRPIRWLLALFNSEVVDFELDGIRSDRYSWGHRFLSKERIIINHPDEYFDKLFQSSVIVDHEKRKELIILGIKRLADSSGLRVHEDNELLEHVNYLVEYPRAVMGSFPAEYLQLPPELLITVMRDHQKYFALYNEKGLANKFLLISNTSEENDPVVRAGAERVIKARFEDARFYFTEDRKKTLADRIEDLKKVVYHEKLGTLYEKTLRIRHITQYLADRIAPERKTIIERAAMLAKTDLLTGVVREFPELQGIMGYYYAINDGESEEIALAIKEHYLPQRSGDRNPSTEEGIILSIADKIDNIVSFFGLGLEPTGSEDPFALRRQTMAIISMLKEKNYNITMEELVKVASKEFTYLNIPFEKIINFINQRFENMLEVEDYSTELISSLSPYMAKVPVGEIISRLNSLEIFKKEPFYPDFILAAKRVFNILSKSYNPAPLIDEALFETEEERKLFLNSKRIEKEIEGFLKDKDFISVLKSLTSLVPDINSFFDRVLVMVRDEKIRDNRLNLLSHVWKNMLKIADFSKISS; via the coding sequence ATGCATAAATTTCTACTTGAAATAGGTGTAGAAGAGGTGCCTGCAAGGTTTCTTCCACCTGGTTTAAATATGCTTAGGGAAAATGCTCTGAATCTTCTACAAAAATATTCACTTGATTTTTCCAACATTAAAACCTGTGCAACACCAAGAAGGCTTGTGTTATTAATAGAAGGCCTTCCTGATAAACAGAAAGATGTAGAAAAGGAGGTCTGGGGGCCACCAAAAAAGACAGCCTTTGATGAAAAGGGAGCTCCTACAAAGACACTTAAAGGCTTCTGTTCAGCGCTGGGGATTGATATTAACTCAATAGAGATTAAAAAAAAGGACAAAGGCGAGTATGTAGTAGCTAAGTTTAAAGAAAGGGGCCAGCCTGCAAAGTCCCTCCTTGGAAGATTTGCAATTGATTTGATAAATTCTCTTAATTTTCCAAAATCGATGAGATGGGCAGACCATTCCATCAAATTTGTCAGACCTATAAGATGGCTACTTGCCCTTTTCAATTCAGAGGTTGTAGATTTTGAGCTAGATGGTATAAGGTCAGATAGATATTCCTGGGGACATAGATTTCTTTCAAAAGAAAGAATAATTATAAATCATCCTGATGAATATTTTGACAAACTCTTTCAATCATCTGTAATTGTAGATCATGAAAAGAGAAAGGAACTTATAATTTTAGGTATTAAAAGACTTGCAGATAGCTCTGGACTAAGAGTTCACGAGGATAATGAGCTTCTTGAACATGTAAACTATCTTGTAGAATATCCCAGAGCTGTTATGGGAAGTTTTCCAGCTGAATATCTTCAGCTTCCCCCTGAACTTTTAATAACTGTAATGAGAGATCACCAGAAATATTTCGCCCTTTATAATGAAAAAGGGCTGGCAAATAAATTTTTATTAATCTCAAATACCTCGGAAGAAAATGACCCTGTTGTAAGGGCAGGAGCAGAAAGGGTTATAAAGGCTCGATTTGAAGATGCAAGATTTTATTTTACCGAAGACAGAAAAAAAACCTTGGCAGATAGGATAGAAGATCTTAAAAAAGTTGTCTATCATGAAAAACTGGGTACGCTCTATGAAAAGACCTTAAGGATAAGACATATTACTCAATATCTGGCAGATAGAATTGCTCCTGAAAGGAAAACCATTATTGAAAGGGCAGCGATGCTTGCCAAAACTGATCTCTTAACAGGTGTGGTAAGAGAATTTCCCGAACTACAGGGTATAATGGGATATTATTATGCCATTAATGACGGAGAATCTGAAGAAATCGCCTTAGCAATAAAAGAACACTATCTTCCTCAAAGGAGTGGAGACAGAAATCCCTCCACAGAAGAGGGCATCATCCTAAGTATAGCAGACAAAATTGACAACATAGTCTCTTTTTTTGGACTCGGTCTTGAACCAACAGGTTCAGAAGATCCCTTTGCGCTAAGAAGACAGACAATGGCCATAATAAGCATGCTAAAGGAAAAAAACTATAATATTACTATGGAGGAACTTGTTAAAGTCGCATCAAAGGAATTTACATATCTTAATATCCCTTTTGAAAAAATAATTAATTTCATAAACCAGAGATTTGAGAACATGCTGGAGGTAGAGGATTACAGTACTGAACTCATATCATCACTGAGTCCCTATATGGCAAAAGTTCCAGTCGGTGAGATAATCTCAAGGCTTAATAGCCTTGAGATCTTCAAGAAAGAACCTTTTTACCCTGATTTCATTCTTGCAGCAAAAAGGGTCTTTAACATACTTTCTAAATCCTACAATCCTGCTCCTTTAATAGATGAAGCCCTCTTTGAAACTGAAGAGGAAAGGAAATTATTCCTCAATTCAAAAAGAATAGAAAAAGAGATAGAAGGATTTTTAAAAGATAAGGATTTTATTTCTGTATTAAAGAGTCTTACATCACTGGTACCTGATATTAATAGTTTTTTTGACCGTGTCCTTGTTATGGTCAGGGATGAAAAGATAAGAGATAACAGATTAAACCTTCTTTCCCATGTGTGGAAAAATATGCTCAAAATAGCGGATTTTTCAAAAATAAGCTCATAA
- the glyQ gene encoding glycine--tRNA ligase subunit alpha, producing MDFQELIMKLNEFWAKQGCVIHQPYDMEVGAGTFHPATFLRVLGPEPWRTAYVEPSRRPTDGRYGENPNRLQHYYQYQVIIKPSPENSQELYLESLSYIGIDPSKHDIRFVEDDWESPTLGAWGLGWEVWLDSMEITQFTYFQQVGGIDLKPVSLEITYGLERLAMYIQGVESVFDITWTGNIKYRDIHHQQEIEFSKFNFEYADVEKLRKHFEDYEEESKRLFNLGLILPAYEYCLKCSHTFNLLDARGALSVTERTGYIARVRALAKLCAKGYLEQREKMGFPLMGRW from the coding sequence ATGGATTTCCAGGAGCTTATAATGAAACTTAATGAATTCTGGGCAAAACAGGGATGTGTAATTCATCAGCCCTACGACATGGAGGTAGGTGCTGGTACATTCCATCCAGCTACTTTTCTCAGGGTGCTCGGTCCAGAACCATGGAGGACCGCATATGTTGAACCATCAAGAAGGCCAACAGATGGCAGATATGGAGAAAATCCAAACAGACTTCAGCATTATTATCAATACCAGGTTATAATAAAGCCATCACCAGAAAACAGTCAGGAACTTTACCTTGAAAGCCTTTCTTACATAGGGATTGATCCTTCAAAGCATGATATAAGATTTGTTGAAGATGACTGGGAATCTCCAACACTTGGGGCCTGGGGACTGGGATGGGAGGTATGGCTTGATTCCATGGAGATTACACAGTTCACCTATTTCCAGCAGGTTGGTGGAATTGACCTGAAGCCAGTCTCTCTTGAGATAACCTATGGACTTGAAAGGCTTGCAATGTACATACAGGGAGTAGAAAGTGTATTTGATATAACCTGGACAGGGAATATTAAATACAGGGATATACACCACCAGCAAGAGATAGAATTTTCAAAATTCAATTTTGAGTATGCAGATGTAGAAAAGCTCAGAAAACATTTTGAAGACTATGAGGAAGAGTCAAAAAGACTTTTTAATCTAGGGCTGATCCTTCCAGCCTATGAATACTGTCTTAAATGTTCCCATACATTCAACCTCCTTGATGCAAGGGGAGCGCTAAGTGTAACGGAAAGAACCGGGTACATAGCCAGAGTAAGGGCACTTGCTAAACTCTGCGCAAAGGGATATCTTGAACAGAGAGAAAAGATGGGCTTTCCTTTAATGGGAAGGTGGTAA
- the hemH gene encoding ferrochelatase: MKKGVILLNLGGPDRPEAVRPFLYNLFSDRDIIRLGPRFLQKPLAYIISALRSKKSQENYKLIGGISPLKAITEAQADALRYKLKDCSVYIGMRYWHPLIEEAVEEIKKDGITHLLALCLYPHYSIATSGSSINHLKRCLRGSGIFFKSINSWPDNPYYIKAIRDNIKRALEKVKKPEESHILFSAHNLPISFIEKGDPYVKETMITIKEVMKEIHLPWHLSYQSKSGPVKWLTPSTEEKLKELASGGVKEVIVIPISFVSDHIETLYEIDIYYKDISEKLGITLVRTESLNTNPLFIEALYKIIIENMEEVSWQKL; the protein is encoded by the coding sequence ATGAAAAAGGGGGTGATTCTTTTAAACCTTGGCGGTCCTGATAGACCTGAGGCTGTTAGACCTTTTCTTTATAATCTTTTCTCTGACAGGGATATAATCCGATTAGGGCCAAGGTTTCTCCAGAAACCCCTTGCCTATATTATCTCAGCCCTACGGAGCAAAAAATCTCAAGAAAATTATAAATTAATAGGAGGAATTTCACCTTTAAAAGCAATTACAGAAGCCCAGGCAGATGCCCTTAGATATAAATTGAAAGATTGTTCAGTTTATATTGGAATGCGTTACTGGCATCCCTTAATTGAAGAAGCAGTTGAGGAAATTAAAAAGGACGGAATAACCCATCTCCTTGCATTATGTCTCTATCCACATTACAGTATAGCTACCTCTGGTTCAAGTATTAATCATCTGAAAAGATGTCTGAGGGGAAGTGGTATATTTTTTAAATCTATCAATTCTTGGCCTGACAATCCCTATTACATAAAGGCCATACGGGACAATATAAAAAGGGCATTAGAAAAGGTAAAAAAACCTGAAGAAAGTCATATACTCTTCAGTGCTCACAACCTTCCTATTTCCTTTATAGAAAAAGGCGATCCCTATGTTAAGGAAACAATGATAACAATAAAAGAGGTAATGAAGGAGATACACCTTCCATGGCATCTCTCTTATCAGAGTAAAAGTGGTCCTGTAAAATGGCTCACACCATCTACTGAGGAAAAACTCAAAGAACTTGCATCAGGTGGAGTAAAAGAGGTTATTGTTATTCCTATAAGTTTTGTTTCAGATCATATAGAGACCCTATATGAAATAGATATATACTATAAAGATATTTCTGAGAAACTTGGTATTACACTTGTAAGAACAGAATCACTCAATACAAACCCCCTTTTTATAGAAGCCCTTTATAAGATTATAATTGAAAACATGGAGGAAGTATCATGGCAGAAATTGTGA
- the hemG gene encoding protoporphyrinogen oxidase, with amino-acid sequence MAEIVIIGGGISGLSLGYFLLKKKSDLEITILESQERPGGKIWTERSEGFICEAGVNGFLDNKKGTLMLAEMLGLKPLRSNDSARKRYVYFKNRLNLIPDNPQKIFLSNFLSLKARLRMIGEYFVPKRELEDETVESFVIRRVGREFFEKLLDPMVTGIYAGDPSKLSIRSCFPKVYDLERKYGGLIKGFIALAKEAKKTGRKVEAGPGGVLHSFEGGMYTLIEYLRDYLGKRIKTGTPVKAVDKINGKYRIYLKNGENMEAERIIVSAPAPETAEMIGDLSKELSALLKEIPYPPISVVALGFRKEDLNIDTDYFGFLIPGKEKKRILGCLFDSSIFPKRAPEGHVLLRCMLGGERAPELAMLDDKELFNTVLEELDSITGLKAEPVFKRIFRYDKAIPQYTIGHSKRLEDIDRILSGFRGLYLAGNAYRGVAINDCIANSAELAEKILAE; translated from the coding sequence ATGGCAGAAATTGTGATAATAGGTGGTGGAATATCAGGCCTTTCCCTCGGTTATTTTTTACTTAAGAAAAAATCAGATCTGGAAATAACAATCCTTGAATCCCAAGAAAGACCTGGAGGAAAGATATGGACAGAAAGGTCAGAAGGGTTTATTTGTGAGGCTGGAGTAAATGGATTTCTTGACAATAAGAAGGGCACCCTAATGCTTGCAGAGATGCTTGGCCTTAAACCTTTAAGAAGTAATGATAGTGCAAGAAAAAGATATGTCTATTTTAAAAACAGGCTTAATTTAATCCCTGATAATCCACAAAAGATATTTCTATCAAATTTTCTTAGTCTAAAGGCAAGGCTAAGAATGATTGGAGAATATTTTGTTCCTAAGAGGGAACTTGAAGATGAAACAGTTGAGTCCTTTGTAATAAGAAGGGTGGGTAGAGAATTTTTCGAAAAACTCCTTGATCCAATGGTAACAGGTATATATGCTGGTGATCCTTCAAAATTAAGCATCAGAAGTTGTTTTCCTAAGGTTTATGACCTGGAAAGAAAATACGGTGGCTTGATAAAGGGATTCATCGCTCTGGCAAAGGAGGCAAAAAAAACCGGCAGAAAGGTGGAAGCAGGTCCTGGTGGAGTTTTACATTCCTTTGAAGGGGGGATGTATACACTTATAGAATATCTAAGAGATTATTTAGGAAAAAGAATTAAAACGGGAACACCCGTTAAGGCAGTTGATAAAATAAATGGGAAATACAGAATATACCTGAAAAATGGAGAAAACATGGAGGCTGAAAGAATTATAGTATCAGCACCGGCACCAGAAACTGCTGAGATGATCGGGGATCTCAGTAAAGAACTTTCAGCTCTTCTTAAAGAAATCCCCTATCCACCTATATCAGTTGTTGCCCTTGGTTTCAGAAAAGAAGATTTAAATATTGATACAGATTATTTTGGATTCCTCATACCTGGCAAGGAGAAAAAGAGGATTCTTGGCTGTCTTTTTGATTCAAGTATATTTCCTAAGAGGGCACCTGAAGGCCATGTGCTTCTCAGGTGCATGCTAGGAGGCGAAAGAGCACCTGAACTCGCTATGCTTGATGATAAAGAACTCTTTAATACAGTTCTTGAGGAACTTGATAGTATTACAGGTCTTAAGGCAGAGCCTGTTTTTAAAAGAATCTTCAGATACGACAAAGCAATTCCACAGTATACCATAGGCCATTCAAAAAGACTTGAAGATATTGACAGGATATTATCTGGATTCAGAGGCCTTTATCTTGCTGGAAACGCTTACCGAGGAGTTGCAATTAATGATTGTATCGCCAACAGCGCAGAACTTGCTGAAAAGATACTCGCAGAATGA
- the metG gene encoding methionine--tRNA ligase subunit beta, with amino-acid sequence MITIEDFSKIELRTGKVLEAKRIEGSNKLIVMKVDTGNEVRQIVAGIGKVYSPEELTGKTIVVITNLQPVKLMGVESQGMLLAASDDEGRLSILTTEREVKIGSKIK; translated from the coding sequence ATGATAACTATCGAGGATTTTTCAAAGATTGAACTGAGGACAGGTAAGGTTCTTGAAGCAAAGAGGATAGAAGGATCAAATAAGCTTATTGTAATGAAGGTTGATACAGGAAATGAGGTCAGGCAGATTGTTGCTGGTATAGGAAAGGTCTATTCACCTGAAGAACTTACCGGAAAGACAATTGTAGTTATAACAAATCTTCAGCCTGTAAAACTCATGGGTGTAGAATCACAGGGAATGCTTCTTGCGGCCTCAGACGATGAAGGTAGACTATCCATACTTACTACTGAAAGAGAGGTAAAGATAGGCTCAAAGATTAAGTGA
- a CDS encoding type II secretion system protein GspJ: MKSKGFTLIELLIAFSISLLIILLIFSIFRLSSRSYEKITEQDEISQKIRVLNARISWLIRGIYPYKSINREGKERLFFLGKSDSLGFVTTSVIPETGKPYDLAGLKWVYLFKDSEGLKEKDSIYFLEENLEGNEDGAFVLDNSVESLSCEYLNPVDNNWQDNWDSEKEYLPAAVKIKLRLMNKGKIIEIPEIIVSIRTAGMD, translated from the coding sequence GTGAAGAGTAAGGGATTCACACTTATTGAACTTTTAATAGCTTTTTCTATCTCTTTACTCATTATACTTTTAATATTTTCAATTTTCAGGCTCAGCTCCCGTTCCTACGAAAAGATAACTGAACAGGATGAAATATCCCAGAAAATAAGAGTATTAAATGCAAGAATTAGCTGGTTGATTAGAGGGATCTATCCCTATAAATCGATTAATAGGGAAGGTAAGGAGAGGTTATTCTTCCTTGGTAAATCAGATAGCTTAGGATTTGTTACAACATCTGTAATACCAGAGACAGGAAAACCTTATGATCTTGCAGGACTTAAATGGGTTTATCTTTTTAAAGACAGTGAAGGTCTTAAAGAAAAGGACAGCATATATTTCCTTGAAGAAAACCTTGAAGGTAATGAAGATGGGGCTTTTGTTCTTGACAACTCTGTTGAATCATTGAGCTGTGAATATCTTAATCCTGTGGATAATAACTGGCAGGATAACTGGGATAGTGAAAAAGAATATCTGCCGGCAGCTGTAAAGATAAAATTAAGATTAATGAATAAAGGTAAAATTATAGAAATCCCAGAAATTATTGTCTCCATCAGAACAGCAGGTATGGATTAG
- a CDS encoding prepilin-type N-terminal cleavage/methylation domain-containing protein produces the protein MKTEILQAGSKGFTLIELLIASSLIVIFLSIVLINTANLYEKFLLKEDANRIVRLLNRAKLMAMSERKPVVLRIDANEGTCWIEGSKVKVVFEQFKIEGKDIVFSPLGDNTGGTIKITDKKGRSYRIAIDSITSKITVEKD, from the coding sequence GTGAAAACAGAGATATTACAAGCTGGGAGTAAAGGCTTTACCCTGATAGAGCTTTTAATAGCCTCTTCTTTAATTGTAATCTTTCTCTCCATAGTTCTTATTAATACTGCCAATCTTTATGAAAAATTCCTTCTCAAAGAAGATGCAAATAGAATAGTAAGGCTCTTAAACAGGGCAAAACTCATGGCAATGTCTGAAAGAAAACCTGTGGTGCTGAGGATTGATGCTAATGAGGGTACTTGCTGGATAGAGGGTTCAAAGGTAAAAGTTGTTTTTGAGCAGTTTAAGATTGAGGGCAAAGATATAGTCTTTTCACCTTTAGGAGATAATACAGGAGGAACAATAAAGATTACAGATAAAAAAGGCAGGTCCTATAGAATTGCTATTGACAGTATTACATCAAAGATTACAGTGGAAAAAGACTGA
- the gspG gene encoding type II secretion system major pseudopilin GspG yields the protein MKRNNRGFTLVELLVVMVILGLLAALVVPRYIAKEKKGRYQAARVQIELLGQALDQFRLDTGRYPTTAEGLNALISNPGIPGWDGPYLKKGIPLDPWGRPYIYQSPGNHGDYDLLSYGADGAPGGEGENRDITSWE from the coding sequence ATGAAAAGAAATAACAGAGGATTCACACTTGTGGAGCTCCTGGTTGTTATGGTAATCCTTGGACTTCTTGCTGCCCTCGTGGTGCCCAGATATATCGCAAAAGAAAAAAAAGGTAGATACCAAGCAGCAAGGGTTCAGATTGAGTTACTTGGTCAGGCACTGGATCAGTTCAGACTTGATACAGGAAGATACCCTACAACAGCAGAAGGTCTAAACGCCCTTATATCTAATCCCGGTATCCCTGGCTGGGATGGACCTTATCTTAAAAAAGGCATCCCGCTTGATCCCTGGGGAAGACCTTACATTTACCAGAGTCCAGGTAATCACGGAGATTATGACCTTTTATCCTATGGTGCCGATGGCGCACCTGGTGGTGAGGGTGAAAACAGAGATATTACAAGCTGGGAGTAA
- a CDS encoding type II secretion system F family protein: MPLFSIKAVNSSGVRLKEVIEAPDINVIKDILKERSLIPVEIKEISKRRPFFKKINEKDILSFTQELRNLLEAGLGLDRALRVLSEHSAKPVMREIISKVYLDIEQGLSLSQSLAKHREFSSVYVNMIRSGEMSGALEASLKRLEHFLEINISTKDEIKGALIYPALLTGVGIIALGVIIFYVIPRFKKMFEELGSVIPFSTQIVFSVSSFLSSFWWIIAGAFAFILLATRYYIQLPQGRNFIDDIKLRIPVLKEIFMRLAVARFSRTLGSLLQGGVPLLESIRLAREVAGNRIISEKLKPLEEGVRKGRGVAIPLKESGAFPPVLSQMVSVGEEAGRLEETFLSIAERYEREVTSHIKRLIGLFEPIMIIVMGTIVAVIVISMLLAIFSINEMPI, encoded by the coding sequence ATGCCGCTTTTCAGTATAAAAGCAGTTAACAGCTCAGGTGTAAGACTCAAAGAAGTTATTGAAGCACCTGATATTAATGTTATAAAAGATATACTGAAGGAGAGAAGTCTCATACCTGTTGAGATAAAAGAAATCTCAAAGAGACGACCTTTTTTTAAGAAGATAAATGAAAAAGATATCCTTTCCTTTACACAGGAATTAAGAAATCTTCTCGAGGCAGGACTGGGTCTTGACAGGGCTCTCAGGGTTCTTTCAGAACATTCAGCAAAACCCGTAATGAGGGAGATTATATCAAAGGTCTATCTGGATATAGAACAGGGACTATCTCTCTCCCAGTCACTAGCAAAACACAGGGAATTCTCATCAGTATATGTAAACATGATAAGATCAGGTGAGATGAGTGGAGCACTGGAGGCTTCTCTAAAAAGGCTTGAGCATTTTCTTGAAATAAATATCTCTACAAAAGATGAGATTAAAGGTGCACTTATTTATCCGGCCCTTCTTACAGGTGTTGGAATTATTGCTCTGGGGGTTATTATCTTTTATGTTATACCGAGGTTCAAGAAGATGTTTGAAGAACTTGGTTCTGTTATACCCTTTAGCACCCAGATAGTCTTTTCAGTAAGCTCCTTTCTTTCATCTTTCTGGTGGATTATCGCAGGAGCTTTTGCATTCATACTTCTTGCAACAAGATATTATATACAGCTTCCTCAGGGAAGGAATTTTATTGATGACATAAAATTAAGGATACCTGTTTTAAAAGAAATCTTCATGAGATTGGCTGTAGCTAGGTTTTCAAGAACCCTTGGTAGCCTTCTTCAGGGTGGTGTACCTCTTCTTGAATCTATCAGGCTTGCAAGGGAGGTTGCTGGCAATAGGATAATCTCTGAGAAGCTCAAGCCCCTTGAAGAAGGTGTTCGAAAGGGTCGAGGTGTGGCGATACCTTTAAAAGAGTCAGGCGCCTTTCCACCTGTGCTCAGCCAGATGGTATCAGTAGGTGAGGAGGCCGGCCGTCTTGAGGAGACCTTTCTTTCAATCGCGGAGAGATATGAAAGGGAGGTTACATCTCATATTAAAAGACTCATAGGTCTTTTTGAACCCATAATGATAATAGTAATGGGAACAATAGTTGCAGTTATTGTAATATCAATGTTACTTGCGATATTCAGCATTAATGAAATGCCTATATAA
- the purB gene encoding adenylosuccinate lyase, giving the protein MIERYTRPVMQKLWSPENKFKKWLEVEIAVCEAWHELGEIPDEALKKIKERAGFDLQRIEEVERTVKHDVIAFLQSLSEHIGPESRYVHKGLTSSDIVDTALSLLMREAADIIIENIKNLLSILKEKALRYKDIPCMGRTHGVHAEPMSFGLKFLLWYSEMERNLERIKRARDVINAGKISGAVGTFSNIPPEIEEKVCKKLGLNPEPVANQIVQRDRHAEYLSAMAITAATIEKISLEVRHLQRTEVLEAEEPFTEGQKGSSAMPHKRNPVGAENLCGLSRVVKANLMAALDNIALWHERDISHSSVERVIIPDSTILIDYMLVRLTGIIKDLQVYPERMMENIARSYGLYNSQRILLMLTEKGLTGEEAYKYVQRNAMKSWKEKQDFKQLVLSDSDILQYLNPEEIERAFDLGYYMRNIDYIYKRVLGD; this is encoded by the coding sequence ATGATTGAGCGTTATACAAGACCTGTAATGCAGAAGCTCTGGTCACCAGAAAATAAGTTCAAAAAATGGCTTGAGGTAGAAATAGCTGTGTGTGAGGCATGGCATGAGCTTGGAGAAATACCTGATGAGGCTCTTAAGAAAATAAAGGAAAGGGCTGGCTTTGATCTTCAAAGAATTGAAGAAGTAGAGCGTACTGTAAAACATGATGTTATCGCCTTTCTTCAGTCTCTGTCTGAGCATATAGGTCCTGAGTCAAGATATGTCCATAAGGGACTCACATCCTCTGATATCGTGGATACAGCACTCAGCCTTTTAATGAGAGAGGCAGCTGATATTATAATTGAAAATATTAAGAATTTACTTTCAATTCTAAAAGAAAAGGCTTTGAGATATAAAGATATTCCATGTATGGGTAGAACACATGGAGTTCATGCTGAACCTATGTCCTTTGGGCTTAAATTTCTGCTCTGGTATTCTGAGATGGAGCGTAATTTGGAAAGAATAAAAAGAGCAAGGGATGTTATCAATGCAGGAAAGATATCTGGAGCAGTCGGTACATTCTCAAACATTCCTCCTGAAATAGAGGAAAAAGTCTGTAAAAAACTCGGGTTGAATCCTGAACCTGTAGCTAACCAGATAGTCCAGAGGGACAGACATGCTGAATATCTTTCAGCAATGGCAATTACAGCAGCAACAATTGAAAAGATCAGTCTTGAGGTTAGACATCTCCAGAGGACAGAGGTACTTGAGGCTGAAGAACCCTTTACTGAAGGCCAGAAGGGTTCATCGGCGATGCCCCATAAGAGAAATCCTGTAGGAGCTGAAAACCTCTGTGGCCTTTCAAGGGTTGTAAAGGCAAATCTAATGGCAGCCTTAGATAACATTGCCCTCTGGCATGAAAGGGATATATCCCATTCCTCAGTTGAAAGGGTAATAATACCTGACAGTACTATACTCATTGATTACATGCTTGTAAGACTTACAGGTATTATAAAAGATCTCCAGGTCTATCCTGAAAGGATGATGGAAAATATAGCAAGAAGTTACGGACTTTACAATTCTCAGAGGATACTTCTGATGCTTACAGAAAAGGGTCTTACAGGGGAAGAAGCATATAAATATGTACAGAGAAATGCCATGAAGAGCTGGAAGGAGAAACAGGATTTCAAGCAATTGGTTCTTTCTGACAGTGATATCCTGCAGTACCTCAATCCTGAGGAGATAGAAAGGGCTTTTGATCTCGGTTATTATATGAGGAATATAGATTATATTTATAAAAGGGTGCTTGGGGACTAA